In the genome of Lathyrus oleraceus cultivar Zhongwan6 chromosome 4, CAAS_Psat_ZW6_1.0, whole genome shotgun sequence, the window GGAACCATTGTGCCATAGTGTGAATTACCGGAGAATAAGATTGAAGATGAtggaagagaaagagagaaaatcTGAATATGTAATTAACTTATCTCAAACTGAAAACCAAGTTTAGCATTTATACAGGCAGAGTCTCTAAATGAAATTCAAATACAAACTCTAAATGCAAATAAAGTGAATTACAACTAATACATTCtcttaattcatattcagctaattaaaatcaacaacatcaattacATTCCTTAAATGGATAAAGTGTTCAGTCTTGATTGCATTGGTCAGTACATCTGTAAGTTGCTTCTGAGTACTACAGTGAACAACTTCAATCACTCAACTCTAAACTTGATTTTTCAGAAAGTGAAACTTTATGTCAATGTGCTTTCTGCTTCCATGCAACACTCGATTCTTGACAAGGCTTATAGTTAATTTGTTGTCAATCACCAACTTCACATGCTTGCTCACCTTGATCTTCAGATCTTGTAACAAGTTCAGAATTCAAACAATTTGACAAGCAAACAAAGCACTTGCAGTGTACTCATATTCACATGTTGACAGTACAATCAATGGTTGCTTCTTGGAGCACCAAGAAATGGGATCTCCCAGATATTTAAAGAAATATCTAGAATTATTTCTtttgtcaactctgtctccacgCCAATCAGAGTATGAATAACATATCAACTCTGAATCAGATTCAACACCAGAAGGGAGCAAAACTTCATACTTTAGCGTCCCTTTAATGTAACTCAGTATCCTGACAGTAACTTGGTAATGTGACCACTTTGGTTTGTTCATAAACTTACTCACCATTTCAACTGCATAACAGATGTCAGGTATGGTATTACAGAGATATCACAATGAGCCCACCAACTGTTTAAAAATTGTAGCATCCACATCATCACCATCAACATCAGAATCCAACTTGTGACTTGTTTCAGTAGGTCTGATTGCAGACTTGCAATTTATTAGctcaaatttcttcaaaaacTTAAGTTCATACTTCAGCGGATGTAAAATTATACCTATACCATAGTATAATATCTCCATTCCAATAAAATATACCATATTTCTTAGATCAGACATATCAAACTCATTTATCAGCATcttcttgaacttagctatctcatATGAACATCTCACTGTTAGCAATATGTCATAAATATATAGACACACCAGAATCATAATGCTATCATATGTATACTAAACATGAACACCATACTCTATATCACATTTTCTAAATTCTTAGAAGtttgaaaaatgaatcaattttctGATTCCAACctctaggagcttgtttaagtccatacaaggctttataCAACTTGTACACCATATATTCCTAATcctttttcacaaatccaggaggttgtgatACATAAACTTCCTCTTGTAAAGGACCATTCAGAAATGCATATTTCACATGGTACATCCTGAAAATTATTTTGACCAGTCGATGTGTGAAATCAAAAGAAACTTATAGGGATTGTTTAGGTGGAAGTCGGGTAGTAGGAAGAGCTAGAACATGGACTCGCCTAAAGGACACCCGAGATATAACTCTGCCTAACGAAGTCATCGCCTTTCCGGGTTAAGGATCCTGGTGGGCCGAGATGGAGAGCCTCGTGTCGTGGGGTATGTTATACCATCTTTTTAGTTAGGTCCTGGTAACCCATCACACATTGAACACCATTTTTGGAGAATTCGCAGGAGGAGGAGAAACTAGTTCAGCCAGGAAAAGATATGCCTTGGCAATGATGCATATCAGACAGAAACCGCTTTCAGAAGAAGATGAAAACCAGGTCATAATTAGTTTTTCCAAAAAAGATGTTGAAAGAGTATAAGCTCACGAGAACGACCCAATGGTAATTAAAGTATAAATTAATGACTGGAGCGTGAAACGAGTCTTAGTAGATATGGGAAGTTCGACAAATGATTTGTATTGGGACACATTCAAGGTTATGAATTTTGATATCACTAATCTATTACCTTTTAAAGGTACTTTGATCGGTTTCTCCGGAGAACATGTGCAAGTACTAGGGCATCTGCCCGTGATAACAACTTTTGGCAGTGGAGACAAAGCGAAAAGTGTCAAGGTTAGGTACTTAATTTTCAATGCCACATCTCCTTACAACATGATTTTTTTGGCGAACCACAATAGAGATTTTATGATTGGTTTATctcacaaaccaaactcaataTTTTCAAGAGTATCACACTCCTAAGAGTTAAACAAACAACACATCCACTTACATAACTCTTCCTCATAAGTAAAGTTTGACTCATAAGCACCAAGATAATTTTAAgtaaaataaatattttcttgagagagagagagaaagaaattTTAGAGAGATAAATTCCAAAGAAATTGTAAATTGTTGGAAAGTAGTGTGTAAAAAAGTGGAGgcaagtctcctttatataggagttggAAACACCGAAAAAAGAAATGTTACATGGGCTGATTTAATGAGTCAATCCTATTGGCATAAAGCTCTGATCAATTGGTCAACTCATTTTTAATCGATTAGCAAGCCCAAATAGGAAATATTAGGTATATAGTCGTTACAAGTCATTAATGTGTTGTTTGGTTAATCGATTAACTCTTCTCCAATCGTTTGAATTAATGTTCTAATCGATTGGTTGGCTCAGAATAGTTTTGCCAATATATTGACATAACTTATCAATTGATTGGTTAGTTCAACAATAGTTTGAAAATGGTTTTAACAAATTTTTAATCACTTGGCTTGActtagaaaatgattttcaagataaaaaacatttgaattttttttaattgtgTATGGGTGTGCGCGCAGGTTAGTTGTCTTAGTACTTCTAAGTTACTTCCTCACTTTTATAACTCTGGTCACTCGAATAGGCAAACATACATGACCTTTCGAGCTTTCACACTTAGTCTGAGGCTTAAAGATTCTCTACTAGGTCTCTTCTGATCATATAAGCACTTTGATCTTGAGTCTCTTTTTGTTgatgatgcatgagatatttCTTTGGTTAGATCACCATTATCAAGGTTGAAAGCTATTGTCGCTGACTTCAATCATCATTATCGTCATCAAAACTTAAGATATATATTATGCTGAATTTTTAAGTTTATACTTCAAAAAACATACATCCACCATGGACACTCATTATCATCCATGATAATAGTAGTACATAGATAATTTCTAGTGATTGACCTAGTTGTGAAGTTTAGATCATGAGAGTATGTTTCTGATCGAATCTCGATTTGTGCAAATAATTCATATAAATGTCATGTCCATTTAAAGCTTTGATCTAACTTTAAACGAGACCCCACAAATGAATAGTTAGATTGATCTCCTTCACAAAATCGAATACTAAGattgaaatatatatatatatatatatatatatatatatatatatatatatatatatatatatatatatatatatatatatatatatatatatatatatatatatatatatatatatatatatatatatatatatatatatatatatatatatatattaagagATACTAATTGATAGGTGAGAACAAATCAACGGGTTTAAAAAATAGTTGTAATAATATCACATATTTATAAATAAGGGATCAAAAGAATCAAAACAGTGGAAACAAATTGGTTACAAATAAAACATAAAAGAAAGTAAAAAACAGTTCATCGAGGTGTTAAAGTGGtcttttgaatttgaaaatgaaaaagtGACTCGAGTAGTGGAGAAACAGCGCGATAAAACATTTATCAAACTTTGAACGCGTCTTCGTTTCCTTAATCGGGTTCAGGTATTTAGTATCGAAAGTACCTAGAAACTTCCCTTCACATATTCTCCTTCTATAAAACTCCTactcctctctctctctctctctctctctctacatTACAAACTCGCTTTCAATTCCAACAAACGGTTTCACCATTAACATGAGCTACTACGATCATCAGCAACAGCCTCCAGTGGGTGTTCCTCCCCCACAAGGTATACTACTGCTTTCTTTTCAagttttttctttctttctatTCTTGAGCTTTTAAAATTGTACTTTTTTTACCGAAGAATCTAAATCTTTGTAGGATCGTACTTGTAGTGTTATGTTTTTGGTATTGAAGCGATAGATTTGAATCTTGAGTTTTTTTAATTGTAGGGTATCCTCAAAAAGACGCTTATCCTCCACCAGGTTACCCTTCACAAGGATATCCTCCACAGGGGTACCCTCCTCAACAAGGCTATGGCTATCCTCCACCACAACAGTATGCTCAACAGCCTCCTCAAAGACAAGAAGTTGGTTTTCTTGAAGGATGTTTGGCTGCACTGTGCTGCTGTTGTATGCTAGATGCTTGCTTTTAGTTCTGAATGAGAGAACCTCTTGTTGGCTCATTGTTGTAATTCCAGGAAACACAATGTTAGGAATATTTCTTTAGATTATTATTTTTATAGTATTGTCTAATTTGAGGATCTATAAATCCTCTAGGAGTCTCAATGAATGTGTATCTTAACCTATGCACCACGTGTCTTTTAGTCAACCATGTTCCCTCAAAACGCTATTACTATTTTCTTGAAGGATCTTCTTCAAGTTTTGTCATTAAACTAAAAAAAAAGGTACAAGGCAAATACATTTCATCATTTTTGGTTCTTTTTAGTGACCAAGCGTTTGCACCATTGGAAATAAACAACATATGCAAAAATGTTATTAAAGCAAATTCAAGAACCGGTTTAATAGTTTAAAAGAAAATTTTGAAACATACAAATATGACACATCGCTACAATGTAAGCCATATTTGGTTTACATCtattttatttatctatttatgtataaaaaaattgattttttctGTAATATGAAACTTTTTTCTCTATAATTCATTGATTCAGTTGATGTAGTGTGTATATGtgttatttaaattaattaatttatttattttaaattcatTTCAGCAAATAGTAAAAAATAGTTACAAAAACTTTATGTGACTTTTTTTAAATTTCAAATgataatttttaaatttttttgaatttattttttaatatatatatatatatatatatatatatatatatatatatatatatatatatatatatatatatatatatatatattttaaatttttattacGAAGCGATAAATCAAATATTCATGCATTATTGGGATAAAATATAATTTTGTTGATTTAgataaaatattaaaaaaaattctaattttttattaataatgAGATATAAACTTAGTATCTAAATTTATTAAGTGAGATTTTTACCTACTTGACTaatgttatttttatttatataatatatagtAGTAATTTTTTGATATTTAtggttattttttattctttcAAAAATCCAACTATTTTTATCAAAACACAGCAAAGAACATTAGTATGAATTAATTAAGATTATATAGGTATCATAATCTATATAATTAATTGCCTATCATAAATTATCATTTTAATTCATCTTGCTCTTAAAAATAGGCATCTCAATAACACTTAACCATGAGGAACATCATCCTTTTTCCATAACTATGGAATAAACATTTGGAAAAAATCATAATGCCAATGACTATCAATTATCAAAACAAAGACAAAGTACAAGAAAAGTATAATGCTTGTTTGACATGGTGACGGCCAGTAACTTAAACTTTTAGATATCGGGAATATAGAGTTGATCAGGTTTGGTTGTTTTATCCCATCTTAAAATTAAACTTTGAAAAAAAGAGTTGAGTTTGGTTTCAATTCTAGGAATTTTCGAGCAAGCTAGAGTTATATTCTGAATTAAAGCTATTCTTTAACAATTTAAAGAAGAATACATAAATCATACAAGCTGCAGTTGGGATTTTAAATTTCATCTATTATTCTCTActtccaaacttccaccttagTGGACCAAATTAACTCCAAAAAAATTACAAATTGAATCATTAAAAAGAATATCATTCCTATGTTTCCAAATACAACGCATTGAAGCCGACCAGAAAATTTCTTCCTTCACAACTTTGATCTTATCTTTCAAATTAGTTCTTCTAGTTAAAAATCTCCCCAAGGAGGTCCAACTCTGATAAACTGAACACCCACTCACTTCTCAACCTTTAACCACCTCTTATACACAAAAGGACAGCCGAAAAACAAGTGATCCAACTCCTCGTTATGGCTAAAGAAAAAAACACAATCCCTGATATAACCAATGATCCCCTTTTACACGATTAATCTTTGGTTGGTAACTGATTTTGAAACACCCTCTAAGAAAAGGTTCTGGCTTTAACCGATATGAGCTTGCCATAAAGAGAAAACGCTTTAGCTTCCTCCTCGACTACCTCGCCCAAATTTCTTTCTAGAGAGATTGGTTTGTACCATGAGCTGACAGTGAAAATCTTAGTGCTTTCTGCATTCCAAACAAAACTATCagttgttgaattgtaattctttgtgtcgaagcaggttgctcgacagaagtaaagaagtgtcgaatcacctaaCACATCCCAGAACACCATCAATATTCTAACACCTAATTTCTTGAGAATTTGTataatgataatgatgatgaatacttaaatgtaaatgacataatAAGTAAATACAATgaataataatgataataataacaAAAGGTTAGTAGTAATCAAAGTTTAGCAAAGTTAAAGTTAGGGTTATGAACAAGTTGATATTGAACCAAATGAGATATTGACAAGTTATATGAATAAGGCATAAATTTAACAAGTTAGGTGGTTAGTGTAAAGAAGTCAAAATGATAAACAAACAAAGTATAGAAGGGTTAGTGGGTTAGCATAAACAGACAAAGTATAAATGTATCAGATTAATCCATGTTAACAAAATTGAACTTCAAccacaagtcaaatgaccaaGTTGCTTGAAATAGGGGCAACCTATTCATActtcaaagtaccatggatgaacTCATGTTCATCTAATGGTAGGTTTGAAGTATGGAAGGTTTTTATCAACCCTAAACCAAGCATATCATGACTTAAGTGATTTTCATCAGTCCTTCATTTCAAGACTCCAAAAGTCTatcaaaaataatccaaataaaATCACCATTAAATTCTAGAGGAAAAAATAAGGGGGTTTAAGTTTGacattttttcaaaataataaaaataagagggttaaaaaataaaatcaaaagagaaaataaaatggaaaaaataaataAGCCAAAATAACACAAAAGTGAAAAATGTGGTCAGGGTGCACGCACTAGGCTCGgacccctgaccttggggtcatggaGGGAATCCACACTCTCACCCACTGGGCCAATGGCACAATTGTGATATAAAAATATGCTGACATGAATAAATGAGAAAAACAATGAATAAATAGACTTCACGCGCGCATCAACCAATCAGATTGTGACAACCAAagttttcaaattcaaaaaacACAGGAAACTTCGTCTTCTTCCTAGATCCAACTCAAAATCAAATCcataaaatacaatttttttcATTGGATTTGATCATGAATTAGCTTGCAAACACATATTCGAACCaacctccacactcatgagccattgattggctctgagtgtgaagtattttcaaaaatcacaaatgaacaagttaacctaatttaaaaattaaatacTGGAAAAAGATTAATTAAAGCTATAAGGTTAGGGCTGATGATCAATGAATGATTTCGAGTAagtgatcgcgactttatgagtcgaatttggggtacaaactgcaagtgcacagttctatcgcgtagttttaaaagatatcgatcccacagggacttatgaatcgatataccgttatctaaggttacttcgtaaagctaaggctGATGATACTTTGATTAttcgggggaaaagttaaaactaaaataagatctagattaaatatcaattaagcggatattggtatgtagttcgtcgtaattagggaatcaaatcttcgttggtttcttggttttttttaaaataaatcttttcagtaaaTACCATTGAttaaaaatcttttctcaaactctcgctctgttgaagagactatgactttatattaacgcaGCTGTCACTTATtggttaagtccaaaatcaccttttgaaaacaacagaatctatagaaactctttttaagaaaacactaatcgtttaaataccctcgtctcaaactctcgctctgttgacttagattatataattaaattcaaatgcttaactctcgtcctcacatttaacttttaaaaatactctttgaaaaagattagaatttaattaactctaaaaattgctttcgccctgatttagaattaatgctcaatttactatgtccagttaaaaactcaaactctcgttctattgaatttaacttctttatgtcttttactctcgtacaaaaactttgttattaaacctgtaaattgggaccataaaaagagtgatttatttttaaatgaaattaaaccaacttagtttcgattcctttattccgcttactttacatatcgatacctaaataaattagccagacatgctaaacagatctaaacaatgcacaaataaatccatctcaggcaaataatataaataaaaaataaaagggcatatataaatttaaacaataattaaagaacctgagtaattaatagcagtcttgaacactccaccacagaccggttggatttgttcttgaattcttcaatcggacaggaaaataaaaagcgaaggaataaaaatctaggatctaacgtaaggttagatctagtaaaaggtacacaatagtttccggtggagaaactattgtgtgaaaaattaattaaatgctTAAGGAATTTctggaaaagaaaaataacaATTGCAAATAAAAGTAAAAACTGTAAAAATAATGGTATGCTTGCACGGCTAGAAGAGAAAAATTGAACGAAACAGAGAGACGGCCGGGAGTGAGAGAGAGCTGCAGCGTTTGCCAAAAGCCACTATTTATATTGTTTACTTTTTGTAACGGTCTCCAAAGGCTTTCCGTGTAAAAATCCTCACGTTCCACtagtcaagcgtaacaataggcttcaacgtgcctctgttgcgcttctgaagccaaaaatataggagaatggtgtgacgtctGTCACACCATGTGTTACTCTCGTAACACAAGTGGGTAGGGCGTGACGCTTGTCACAGGTGCAGTGCCTGTGCTTTTGGGCTGGGCCTTGGCTTGGtggaatttgcttcttttcatttctttttgcacctccttttcttcctttttcacttgtgctttaaataagctacctgagataaatagaaagcaaaataccaagtaatatcgaataaaatgaaataaattggagtgaataataatataatttagttaaatcgagtcctagaatgtgatattatttcatgttatcagtaAGAGGGTAACTTATTTGAGTGAAGGAGATGAGTATTTCTACCTGATCAGGGTTTGTTCAGGTGAGTTTTCCGACGACTGAGCTTAGGTCTATTGAGGCTCGGGGAATGGTGATTGGGTACTTGGGAAGTTTGAATGATGTATAGGGAGTGTTTCTGGGCAGAGTTTGGGGGTTGAAAAGCTCTGAAACAGAAAACTCGAAGTTATGTTAATGGAGGTTTGAGGGGAGAAAGTCAGAATGTGATGGGGGTCTCTTTTAGCGTGGTTTTGCATTGGGATACCTTcacctatttatagggaaggttTCTGGATGGTTTtttttttttgggggggggggggggggggggggggcttgGAACTTTGGACAGAAATCACATGTGAGTTGGAGGGTGGTTAGAGTTGACTTGGAGGATAATGCAACAGCTAGCTTTTGGGCTTGTTTGTACTTCAGATAAGTTGGTATTGATCCTTAGCATCCTTCTATAACAAACAAAGTCCTTGAAACACCCTGATGCAAAATTtgctttttgccattttgggcAAAAAGTGTTTTCTTGCACATGGGGTCGGGTTCTTGGCTTGGAGGGGATTTGGCATGCATGTTGACCTTGATTCATACCTTGATACCATTTGTGATATGTTTATACACCAAAGGGACCAAAATAAACGAGTTAGAGAGCTTGACATATTGAATTTCACATTCTGACTTGACTTGGTCTGGTGTGCTGATCAGGATGACCACTCATGTTTGGaccaaggccaaatgaaattggcttGTGCGTTTTGCTTAAATTTTGGGCCATTTGTTCTTTGCTATGAACATGATTGAATGCAAAAATAACCAGGTCAAAAGggcttgtggtttggaaatggaaacATGTCAAAGTAGGGGTCGtgacatgattttagggcatggtaCGCATGTTGGGCCAACTTGGCCAATAGCAAAATTGAACCCcttcctcaatgaattaggtcttggatCTTGAAACAAAGTTAGATAGGAAGTTATTTAGGATATTTGGATCGAAGTGAAATTTAGAAATCTTGAAAAATGAAtaagttatggtctttggaacttcccataggtcattcttgccaaaatgtgaccaaccgACATGACctagttttagggtttttgtgatttttttgcttttcaagccacaatgatggatgttttgagtttatatgatcatatcatgatgggaaatgaagtttggacctttgtggaatgattttaggtcaaattggtggttggatcaagtcatggaaagttgaaaaatcaagtATAAACCAACTACTTGCAACATGGATTGGATGGATGTTTAAATGGTTGATTTGGATTGTAGTGGACATGAAATTATTTTGAATGAATGGTAGGGTGATTTAATGGCCAAAAATGATCAAGCTCAATGGTCAATAAGcccccaaattagggtttcttgagccataagtttcatcaagaatcatggtcagatgaattagggtttgagtTGTAGGGACCCAATTGAGATGTTTAAAGGTCATGGGGCATGAATAAACTTTGTATTTGAAGGGTCCTTAATTGCATGGTCAATATCCATGGTGAATCATGACTTGTTCAAGTCAAGAGGAGGGTCAATGGCTAGGGtttggtccttgggtgaccagatgaatcttaaagcttcttcaaaggggactcaccacACAAATTGGACTTGGGGAGTGAGTGAGATGTCTTGAATGATCCTCCAAGCTTTGTGTGATGTTTGAGGATACgattagggttaaggtggcttTGGAACATCTCAACATGACCAGAGGATCTTGGGGCTTTGCAGATGAATCTCATGTCTTGGGCTTGTGGATCATTGTGACCATTGAGTATAAATGCATATGAGATGTATGTATGGGATGTATGCTTAAGGTTTAGGGCTCAAGAAGATGACATGGGGTAGGgaaaatttgagggtatgacaatTGGCATACAAAAAAATCATAAAATCCTAAATCAATTGCTTATCCCTTAAACCCACTGACAATTTGACCAACTCCAACCGGTCATTCAAATCCATGAAGTGATCAGATAGTAAAGAAAGTAATATTGGCAACGATGCCATAATAGGAAGGTTTGTTTTTAGAAATTTATTATTTGAAGGGACGACCCGTGTATTTTATGAAAATGTGGCTACTTGGAGCATCGTGTTCACCATGTGGAAAGCAGTATTAACTAGGTGCTGCATCACAAA includes:
- the LOC127074353 gene encoding protein CYSTEINE-RICH TRANSMEMBRANE MODULE 13 is translated as MSYYDHQQQPPVGVPPPQGYPQKDAYPPPGYPSQGYPPQGYPPQQGYGYPPPQQYAQQPPQRQEVGFLEGCLAALCCCCMLDACF